A single genomic interval of Malania oleifera isolate guangnan ecotype guangnan chromosome 11, ASM2987363v1, whole genome shotgun sequence harbors:
- the LOC131167820 gene encoding protein CLP1 homolog isoform X1, translating to MAFGGSSVGAMTAAGSSMAATMRQVKLDRECELRIEVSPDSPLRLRLLTGNAEIFGTEIAPEIWLNFPPRLKFAVFTWYGATIEMDGPTETDYTADETPMISYVNVHAVLEGRRNRAKASSSESDYFQGPRVIVVGPTDSGKSTLSRMLLSWSAKQGWKPTFVDLDVGQGTITIPGCIAATPIEMPIDPVEGIPLEMPLVYFFGYATPSENVELYKVLVKELAKTLERQFAGNAESRAAGMVINTMGWIEGVGYELLLHAIETFSANVVLVLGQEKLCSMLKDVLKNKPNVDVVKLQKSGGVVSRNGKVRIKARSYRIREYFYGLANDLSPHSNIANFSDLTVYRIGGGPQAPRSALPIGAEPAADPTRLVPVNINRDLLHSVLAVSFAKEPDQIISSNVAGFIYITDIDIQRKKITFLAPSSGELPSRYLIVGKMTWLET from the exons ATGGCATTCGGAGGATCGTCTGTCGGAGCTATGACGGCTGCTGGATCGTCAATGGCGGCAACAATGAGGCAGGTAAAGCTGGACAGAGAGTGCGAGCTCAGAATCGAAGTTAGTCCCGACTCGCCTCTCCGGCTCCGACTGCTCACTGGCAATGCAGAGATCTTTGGCACTGAAATTGCGCCTGAAATCTGGCTCAATTTTCCTCCCCGGCTCAAGTTCGCT GTTTTTACTTGGTATGGAGCCACAATTGAAATGGACGGTCCTACTGAAACTGATTATACAGCAGATGAG ACACCCATGATCAGTTATGTAAATGTGCATGCTGTGCTGGAAGGACGAAGAAATCGTGCCAAGGCATCCTCCAGTGAATCTGATTATTTCCAG GGTCCTAGAGTAATTGTTGTGGGACCTACAGATTCCGGAAAGAGTACACTTTCAAGAATGCTTCTCAGTTGGTCAGCTAAACAGGGTTGGAAACCTACCTTCGTGGATTTGGATGTTGGTCAAGGAACCATAACCATTCCTGGTTGCATTGCTGCTACCCCAATTGAAATGCCAATTGATCCCGTGGAAGGAATACCTCTAGAAATGCCACTAGTTTACTTTTTTGGGTACGCAACCCCTAG TGAAAATGTAGAATTGTACAAAGTGCTTGTGAAGGAGCTTGCTAAAACACTAGAGAGACAATTTGCTGGCAATGCTGAATCTCGAGCTGCTGGGATGGTGATCAATACCATGGGATGGATAGAAGGTGTTGGTTATGAG TTGCTCCTCCATGCAATTGAGACATTCAGTGCCAAtgttgttttggttttgggtCAG GAAAAACTTTGCAGCATGCTTAAGGATGTCTTGAAAAACAAGCCTAATGTGGACGTTGTGAAGCTTCAAAAATCAGGTGGTGTTGTATCTAGGAATGGGAAGGTGCGCATAAAAGCCAGGAGTTATAGGATAAGG gaatattTTTATGGCCTTGCAAATGACCTCTCCCCACATTCAAACATTGCAAATTTCAGTGATTTAACTGTCTATCGTATTGGTGGAGGACCTCAGGCCCCACGTTCTGCCCTACCTATTGGTGCAGAGCCTGCTGCTGACCCTACAAGATTGGTTCCTGTGAATATCAACCGAGACTTGCTCCATTCAGTTCTTGCAGTTTCTTTTGCCAAAGAACCTGATCAAATTATCTCGAG TAATGTTGCTGGATTTATCTATATAACAGATATTGATATTCAGAG GAAGAAAATTACATTCCTGGCGCCATCCTCTGGGGAACTTCCAAGCAGATACTTGATTGTGGGAAAAATGACATGGCTTGAAACATGA
- the LOC131167820 gene encoding protein CLP1 homolog isoform X2, which produces MAFGGSSVGAMTAAGSSMAATMRQVKLDRECELRIEVSPDSPLRLRLLTGNAEIFGTEIAPEIWLNFPPRLKFAVFTWYGATIEMDGPTETDYTADETPMISYVNVHAVLEGRRNRAKASSSESDYFQGPRVIVVGPTDSGKSTLSRMLLSWSAKQGWKPTFVDLDVGQGTITIPGCIAATPIEMPIDPVEGIPLEMPLVYFFGYATPSENVELYKVLVKELAKTLERQFAGNAESRAAGMVINTMGWIEGVGYELLLHAIETFSANVVLVLGQEKLCSMLKDVLKNKPNVDVVKLQKSGGVVSRNGKVRIKARSYRIRAPRSALPIGAEPAADPTRLVPVNINRDLLHSVLAVSFAKEPDQIISSNVAGFIYITDIDIQRKKITFLAPSSGELPSRYLIVGKMTWLET; this is translated from the exons ATGGCATTCGGAGGATCGTCTGTCGGAGCTATGACGGCTGCTGGATCGTCAATGGCGGCAACAATGAGGCAGGTAAAGCTGGACAGAGAGTGCGAGCTCAGAATCGAAGTTAGTCCCGACTCGCCTCTCCGGCTCCGACTGCTCACTGGCAATGCAGAGATCTTTGGCACTGAAATTGCGCCTGAAATCTGGCTCAATTTTCCTCCCCGGCTCAAGTTCGCT GTTTTTACTTGGTATGGAGCCACAATTGAAATGGACGGTCCTACTGAAACTGATTATACAGCAGATGAG ACACCCATGATCAGTTATGTAAATGTGCATGCTGTGCTGGAAGGACGAAGAAATCGTGCCAAGGCATCCTCCAGTGAATCTGATTATTTCCAG GGTCCTAGAGTAATTGTTGTGGGACCTACAGATTCCGGAAAGAGTACACTTTCAAGAATGCTTCTCAGTTGGTCAGCTAAACAGGGTTGGAAACCTACCTTCGTGGATTTGGATGTTGGTCAAGGAACCATAACCATTCCTGGTTGCATTGCTGCTACCCCAATTGAAATGCCAATTGATCCCGTGGAAGGAATACCTCTAGAAATGCCACTAGTTTACTTTTTTGGGTACGCAACCCCTAG TGAAAATGTAGAATTGTACAAAGTGCTTGTGAAGGAGCTTGCTAAAACACTAGAGAGACAATTTGCTGGCAATGCTGAATCTCGAGCTGCTGGGATGGTGATCAATACCATGGGATGGATAGAAGGTGTTGGTTATGAG TTGCTCCTCCATGCAATTGAGACATTCAGTGCCAAtgttgttttggttttgggtCAG GAAAAACTTTGCAGCATGCTTAAGGATGTCTTGAAAAACAAGCCTAATGTGGACGTTGTGAAGCTTCAAAAATCAGGTGGTGTTGTATCTAGGAATGGGAAGGTGCGCATAAAAGCCAGGAGTTATAGGATAAGG GCCCCACGTTCTGCCCTACCTATTGGTGCAGAGCCTGCTGCTGACCCTACAAGATTGGTTCCTGTGAATATCAACCGAGACTTGCTCCATTCAGTTCTTGCAGTTTCTTTTGCCAAAGAACCTGATCAAATTATCTCGAG TAATGTTGCTGGATTTATCTATATAACAGATATTGATATTCAGAG GAAGAAAATTACATTCCTGGCGCCATCCTCTGGGGAACTTCCAAGCAGATACTTGATTGTGGGAAAAATGACATGGCTTGAAACATGA
- the LOC131167821 gene encoding ubiquinone biosynthesis protein COQ4 homolog, mitochondrial gives MIEGSRIRLNGWQRAAIALGSAVGALMDPRRADLVAALGETTGKHAFERVLDRMKKSPEGRTVLLEQPRVISAKVAHAWDLSPNTFGAAYARFMGSRNFSPDDRPPVRFMDTEELAYVAMRAREVHDFWHTLFDLPTNLIGESALKVIELEQMLLPMCMLSVVGGTARFNQKQRSLFFKHYFPWAVQAGLSCTDLMCVYYEQHFHEDLEEVRQRWGIVPAPKPDIYQ, from the exons ATGATAGAAGGTTCTCGCATCCGTCTCAATGGATGGCAGCGAGCTGCCATTGCGCTTGGCTCTGCTGTTGGCGCATTGATGGACCCACGAAGAGCAGATTTGGTTGCAGCCTTGGGGGAGACAACAGGGAAACATGCTTTTGAAAGAGTTCTTGATAGGATGAAGAAGAGCCCTGAAGGTAGA ACAGTACTCCTGGAGCAGCCAAGAGTCATTTCAGCCAAAGTGGCACATGCATGGGATCTGTCACCAAACACATTTGGTGCTGCATATGCAAGGTTCATGGGATCCAGGAATTTCTCCCCAGATGATCGGCCACCTGTGCGATTCATGGACACTGAGGAGCTGGCATATGTGGCCATGCGAGCTCGCGAAGTTCATGATTTCTGGCACACCCTTTTTGATCTTCCCACCAACTTGATTGGGGAATCGGCACTCAAGGTGATTGAATTGGAGCAAATGCTCCTTCCCATGTGCATGCTCTCTGTTGTAGGAGGCACAGCGAGATTTAATCAGAAGCAAAGGTCACTGTTTTTCAAGCATTACTTTCCATGGGCTGTTCAAGCTGGCCTTAGTTGCACGGATCTCATGTGTGTGTATTATGAGCAGCACTTCCATGAGGATTTGGAAGAGGTTCGGCAGAGATGGGGGATTGTTCCTGCTCCAAAGCCTGATATTTACCAGTAA